A single window of Aphidius gifuensis isolate YNYX2018 linkage group LG1, ASM1490517v1, whole genome shotgun sequence DNA harbors:
- the LOC122860589 gene encoding EGF domain-specific O-linked N-acetylglucosamine transferase isoform X3, whose amino-acid sequence MKSQLQLNKIYFLIIFLLNFIGHLDGFNWNDINLPKNHVKYYFNTFPNVEKLCRNDPTCPYKNEMKKKSCWGYESNCTSENSFSIPHCPGDHKGWVTSKKAQLDTFYKQGDFGYIKDQKKEMSIICEPLFIDDSSLECSEHLRFCRGRNIMINLTNLINRHEQIRYNMDVLKEGEISGFCNALQSWGPELRNFRKSKRRPIRDGDCDVIISKPTFIMKIDATVNLYHHFCDFFNLYASLHVNQSHPSAFSLDNHIMIWETYSYRSAFQDTFKAFTKNPLWDLKTFTGKTVCFKNIVFPLLPRMIFGLYYNTPLIYGCEKSGLFKAFSEHILDRLDIPLRQRKNKKIRVTLLSRDTRYRKILNEDELVEALKKNSEYQVKRVVFNRDVTFKKQLEITRNSDVFIGIHGAGLTHAIFLPDWASLFELYNCEDAGCYKDLTRLRGVKYFTWENSTKIYQQDPGTHPDGGAHAKFTNYSFDVNEFLRIVSLAANHVKEQMSFKKFIDPNYDNEPPKQEL is encoded by the exons ATGAAGAGCCaactacaattaaataaaatatactttttaataatttttttattaaattttattggacATCTTGATGGTTTTAATTggaatgatattaatttaccaaaaaatcatgttaaatattatttcaacacgTTTCCAAATGTTGAGAAATTATGTCGTAATGATCCAACATGTCCATATAag aatgaaatgaaaaaaaaatcatgctgGGGATATGAAAGTAATTGTACATctgaaaattcattttctaTACCTCATTGTCCTGGTGATCACAAAGGTTGGGTTACATCTAAAAAAGCACAACTTGATACATTTTATAAACAGGGTGATTTTGGATATATAAaagatcaaaaaaaagaaatgtcaaTAATTTGTGAaccattatttatt gatGATTCATCACTTGAATGCTCTGAACATTTGAGATTTTGTCGTGGCAGAAATATCatgattaatttaacaaatttaatcaACAGACATGAACAAATACGATACAACATGGATGTATTGAAAGAAGGTGAAATTAGTGGATTTTGCAA TGCCTTACAATCATGGGGTCCAGAATTACGAAATTTTCGTAAATCAAAACGTCGACCAATTCGTGATGGTGATTGTGATGTAATCATCAGCAAGCCAacttttattatgaaaattgatGCAA CAGTTAAtttgtatcatcatttttgtgatttttttaatctttatgCATCACTTCATGTTAATCAATCACATCCAAGTGCCTTTAGTTTGGATAATCACATAATGATTTGGGAAACTTATAG TTATCGATCAGCATTTCAAGATACTTTTAAagcatttacaaaaaatcCATTGTGggatttaaaaacatttactgGAAAAAcagtttgttttaaaaatattgtttttccaCTTTTACCAAGAATGATATTTGGTCTCTATTACAACACTCCActg atTTATGGCTGTGAAAAAAGTGGATTATTTAAAGCATTCAGTGAACATATACTTGATCGTCTTGACATTCCATtgagacaaagaaaaaataaaaaaattcgtgTTACATTGTTGAGCAGAGATACTAGAtacagaaaaattttaaatgaagatGAATTAGTtgaagctttaaaaaaaaattcagagtaTCAAGTTAAAAGA GTTGTTTTTAATAGAGAcgtgacatttaaaaaacagcTAGAAATAACAAGAAATTCTGATGTATTTATTGGTATTCATGGAGCTGGTTTAACACATGCCATATTTTTACCAGATTGGGCTTCACTTTTTGAAtt atataATTGTGAGGATGCTGGATGCTACAAAGATCTCACTAGACTTCGtggtgttaaatattttacttgggAAAATAGCACAAAGATTTATCAACAAGATCCa gGAACACATCCAGATGGTGGTGCACATgctaaatttacaaattacagTTTTGAtgtcaatgaatttttaagaATTGTATCACTTGCTGCAAATCATGTTAAAGAAcaaatgtcatttaaaaaattcattgatccAAATTATGACAATGAACCTCCAAAACAAGagctgtaa
- the LOC122847770 gene encoding serine protease hepsin-like — MLITNVCDAKKANEIIGGTTTSIAEYPFIVSIQWLNIHYCGGTLISSSFVLTTASCVSFEAGSFVTNFQVLAGTNDKLNTFRNAKIRNVIYIILHYNYVPYNFWENDLAILKLDRPFNMHTISIRKIAVSTSQKLFVMHYKTAGWGDRSIPHFQITQYLQKIKLKSIDKQVCHTIFGQGLSPFQGCAKVIYPNQELSMGDSGNPMVINNELVGVISAYSRVKGKFIIFTEIWNYNNWILCDAKKANKIIGGTTTSIAEYPFIVSIHWSNFHLCSGNLISSLHVLTTASCVLFEIGHVAGNLIIIAGTNDKLNTLNLGQVRHVQYTIYHEEYNPFQLWKNDLAVLKLDQPLNVNNFYTRTISLRTRPKILVLHYKTAGWGDRTIAPIRMTQYLQRIKLKRINKQVCHMIYERDLDLFQSCAKVIYPNQGLTTGDSGNPLVIDNKLVGVVSAFLDVRGQFAIFTETWPYHDWIENTMRL; from the exons atgttaattacaAATg tATGTGATGCAAAAAAAGCCAATGAAATAATTGGCGGTACAACAACGTCAATTGCAGAGTATCCATTTATTGTATCAATTCAATggttaaatattcattattgtGGTGGAACATTGATATCATCATCCTTTGTTTTAACAACAGCATCTTGTGTTAGTTTTGAAGCTGGTAGTTTTGtaacaaattttcaagtacttGCTggtacaaatgataaattaaatacttttcgAAATGCAAAAATTCGAAAtgtcatatatattattcttcaTTACAATTATGTACCATATAATTTTTGGGAAAATGATTTAGCAATATTAAaa CTGGATCGACCATTTAACATGCACACTATTTCTATACGAAAAATTGCTGTTAGCACGagtcaaaaattatttgtcatgcATTACAAAACAGCAGGATGGGGTGATAGATCAATACCACATTTTCAAATAActcaatatttacaaaaaattaaattaaaaagtattgATAAACAAGTATGCCATACAATATTTGGACAAGGTCTTTCACCATTTCAGGGTTGTGCAAAAGTTATTTATCCTAATCAAGAATTGTCAATG ggTGATAGTGGCAATCCAATGGTCATTAATAATGAACTTGTTGGAGTCATTTCAGCTTATTCACGTGTCAaaggaaaatttataatttttactgaaatttggaattataataattggaTTC tatGTGATGCTAAAAAagccaataaaataattggtgGTACAACAACGTCAATTGCAGAGTATCCATTTATTGTATCGATTCATTggtcaaattttcatttatgcagtggaaatttaatatcatcattgcATGTTTTAACAACAGCAAGTTgtgttttatttgaaattggtcATGTTGctggtaatttaataataattgctggtacaaatgataaattaaatacactgAACCTTGGACAAGTACGACATGTTCaatatacaatttatcatGAAGAATATAATCCTTTTcaattatggaaaaatgatTTAGCAGtattaaaa CTGGATCAACCATTGaatgtcaataatttttatacaagaaCAATTAGTCTTCGTACACGTCCAAAAATATTAGTACTGCATTATAAAACAGCTGGATGGGGTGATAGAACAATAGCTCCTATTCGAATGACACAATATTTAcaaagaattaaattaaaacgtaTTAATAAACAAGTATGCCATATGATATATGAAAGGGATCTTGATTTATTTCAAAGTTGTGCCAAAGTTATTTATCCAAATCAAGGATTGACAAcg ggTGATAGTGGAAATCCATTAGTCATTGATAATAAACTTGTTGGAGTTGTTTCTGCATTTTTGGATGTTAGAGGACAATTTGCAATTTTTACTGAAACTTGGCCTTATCATGATTGGATTGAAAATACAATGCGgctataa
- the LOC122860585 gene encoding GPI-anchored wall transfer protein 1-like yields the protein MESIINEQRYKREQEDFVSNHGGSTSQEILLALLPNICGILLTATIIGLLKKKPDRIIQTCIEFVLNVFPCVLCFTILSNYTITVSIIMIVMSIINFLIILDRSKNHNMNHDNNVNSKNNNNLIKRPFITNYRALTNIITSICILAVDFQIFPRKYAKTEIYGYSLMDTGVGFFIISNALVSQESRAYNNERPKWSIFKKFSENTKNCTKNSAFLLLLGFGRFIAVEFSGYQRHITEYGIHWNFFITLAFVKIFTSTISSAISTKYSLLSGIWIIGMHEYALSTKGIKEWILGDSPRNDFISANREGILSIPGYVGIYFIGIAIGKLIYTTYNTNNCHYDKTKNYYKSKKQQLSIILFGKNINIHYNKSMILCIKLSLISVQSCAVTLFCDFNFGVSRRLANSGYCSWIITLSTAVLTLLLLIEIMTDVINVICAKNSINQSAAAAAAARGLNKKDYKSKIKYMEKNVIDDDNPLIYQCPEIFEAVNYNGLAFFLISNLLTGVINMSTKTLYVGTWQSIQILVLYIAVVIFFSICLYRCHIQLKL from the coding sequence atggaatcaataataaatgaacaacGTTATAAACGTGAACAAGAAGATTTTGTATCAAATCATGGTGGTAGTACATCACAAGAAATACTATTAGCTTTATTACCAAATATATGTGGAATATTATTAACAGCAACAATAAttggtttattgaaaaaaaaaccagacaGAATAATACAAACATGTATTGAATTTGTGCTCAATGTATTTCCATGTGTACTttgttttacaatattatcaaattacaCAATAACTGtatcaataattatgattgtcatgtcaattataaattttttaataatacttgatcgttcaaaaaatcataatatgaatcatgataataatgtcaatagtaaaaataataataatttaataaaacgtccatttataacaaattatcgtgcattaacaaatataataacatcAATTTGTATATTGGCTGttgattttcaaatatttccaCGTAAATATGCTAAAACAGAAATATATGGTTATAGTTTAATGGATACTGGTGTtggattttttataatatcaaatgCACTTGTATCACAAGAATCACGtgcatataataatgaaagacCAAAATggtcaatatttaaaaaatttagtgaaaatacaaaaaattgtacaaaaaattCAGCATTTTTATTACTACTTGGTTTTGGAAGATTTATTGCTGTTGAATTTTCTGGCTATCAACGTCATATTACTGAATATGGTATAcactggaatttttttataacacttgcatttgttaaaatatttacaagcaCAATATCAAGTGCAATTAGtacaaaatattcattattatctgGTATATGGATTATTGGAATGCATGAATATGCATTAAGTACCAAAGGAATTAAAGAATGGATACTTGGTGATTCACCAAGAAATGATTTTATATCAGCAAATCGTGAAGGTATATTGTCAATACCAGGATATgttggtatatattttattggtattgctattggtaaattaatttacaccacatataatacaaataattgtcattatgataaaacaaaaaattattataaatcaaaaaaacaacagctatctattattttatttggtaaaaatataaatattcattacaaCAAATCAATGATACtttgtattaaattatcattgataagTGTGCAATCATGTGCTGTAACattattttgtgattttaattttggtGTATCAAGAAGACTTGCTAATTCTGGTTACTGTTCATGGATAATAACATTAAGTACAGCTgttttgacattattattgttaattgaaataatgactgatgttataaatgttatttgtgCTAAAAATAGTATCAATCaatcagcagcagcagcagcagcagcacgtggcttaaataaaaaagattataaaagtaaaattaaatatatggaaaaaaatgtcattgacGATGATAATccattgatttatcaatgtcCAGAAATATTTGAAGCTGTTAATTATAATGgtcttgcattttttttaatatcaaatttattaactgGTGTTATTAATATGTCAACAAAAACTCTCTATGTTGGTACATGGCAATCTATACAAattcttgttttatatattgctgttgttatatttttttcaatatgtctATACAGATGCCATATTCAActaaaactttaa
- the LOC122860589 gene encoding EGF domain-specific O-linked N-acetylglucosamine transferase isoform X2, producing the protein MKSQLQLNKIYFLIIFLLNFIGHLDGFNWNDINLPKNHVKYYFNTFPNVEKLCRNDPTCPYKNEMKKKSCWGYESNCTSENSFSIPHCPGDHKGWVTSKKAQLDTFYKQGDFGYIKDQKKEMSIICEPLFIDDSSLECSEHLRFCRGRNIMINLTNLINRHEQIRYNMDVLKEGEISGFCKLNEKKLQENCDHISALQSWGPELRNFRKSKRRPIRDGDCDVIISKPTFIMKIDAINLYHHFCDFFNLYASLHVNQSHPSAFSLDNHIMIWETYSYRSAFQDTFKAFTKNPLWDLKTFTGKTVCFKNIVFPLLPRMIFGLYYNTPLIYGCEKSGLFKAFSEHILDRLDIPLRQRKNKKIRVTLLSRDTRYRKILNEDELVEALKKNSEYQVKRVVFNRDVTFKKQLEITRNSDVFIGIHGAGLTHAIFLPDWASLFELYNCEDAGCYKDLTRLRGVKYFTWENSTKIYQQDPGTHPDGGAHAKFTNYSFDVNEFLRIVSLAANHVKEQMSFKKFIDPNYDNEPPKQEL; encoded by the exons ATGAAGAGCCaactacaattaaataaaatatactttttaataatttttttattaaattttattggacATCTTGATGGTTTTAATTggaatgatattaatttaccaaaaaatcatgttaaatattatttcaacacgTTTCCAAATGTTGAGAAATTATGTCGTAATGATCCAACATGTCCATATAag aatgaaatgaaaaaaaaatcatgctgGGGATATGAAAGTAATTGTACATctgaaaattcattttctaTACCTCATTGTCCTGGTGATCACAAAGGTTGGGTTACATCTAAAAAAGCACAACTTGATACATTTTATAAACAGGGTGATTTTGGATATATAAaagatcaaaaaaaagaaatgtcaaTAATTTGTGAaccattatttatt gatGATTCATCACTTGAATGCTCTGAACATTTGAGATTTTGTCGTGGCAGAAATATCatgattaatttaacaaatttaatcaACAGACATGAACAAATACGATACAACATGGATGTATTGAAAGAAGGTGAAATTAGTGGATTTTGCAA attaaatgaaaaaaaattgcaagaaAATTGTGATCATATTAGTGCCTTACAATCATGGGGTCCAGAATTACGAAATTTTCGTAAATCAAAACGTCGACCAATTCGTGATGGTGATTGTGATGTAATCATCAGCAAGCCAacttttattatgaaaattgatGCAA TTAAtttgtatcatcatttttgtgatttttttaatctttatgCATCACTTCATGTTAATCAATCACATCCAAGTGCCTTTAGTTTGGATAATCACATAATGATTTGGGAAACTTATAG TTATCGATCAGCATTTCAAGATACTTTTAAagcatttacaaaaaatcCATTGTGggatttaaaaacatttactgGAAAAAcagtttgttttaaaaatattgtttttccaCTTTTACCAAGAATGATATTTGGTCTCTATTACAACACTCCActg atTTATGGCTGTGAAAAAAGTGGATTATTTAAAGCATTCAGTGAACATATACTTGATCGTCTTGACATTCCATtgagacaaagaaaaaataaaaaaattcgtgTTACATTGTTGAGCAGAGATACTAGAtacagaaaaattttaaatgaagatGAATTAGTtgaagctttaaaaaaaaattcagagtaTCAAGTTAAAAGA GTTGTTTTTAATAGAGAcgtgacatttaaaaaacagcTAGAAATAACAAGAAATTCTGATGTATTTATTGGTATTCATGGAGCTGGTTTAACACATGCCATATTTTTACCAGATTGGGCTTCACTTTTTGAAtt atataATTGTGAGGATGCTGGATGCTACAAAGATCTCACTAGACTTCGtggtgttaaatattttacttgggAAAATAGCACAAAGATTTATCAACAAGATCCa gGAACACATCCAGATGGTGGTGCACATgctaaatttacaaattacagTTTTGAtgtcaatgaatttttaagaATTGTATCACTTGCTGCAAATCATGTTAAAGAAcaaatgtcatttaaaaaattcattgatccAAATTATGACAATGAACCTCCAAAACAAGagctgtaa
- the LOC122847769 gene encoding serine protease SP24D-like codes for MSIAICDGKSSNKIIGGTTVDIENYPYIVSIKWSNWHVCSGNLITSLHVLTAGSCLIFDNGRTVMSNLVITAGTNDKLDRFQLGQVRNVEYIIYHEEYTPQQLWKNDLAILKLEMSFNVNSVFTRIIGIRTSILNLVLHFKTAGWVCRNMFKSDIHLYQGCSKVVYPNQKITPGDGGNPLVINNQLVGHISATIGSGSTIIFTQLWGYSNWIQFVIFTF; via the exons atgagcaTAGCTa taTGTGATGGAAaaagttcaaataaaattattggagGTACAACAGtagatattgaaaattatccatatattgtttcaataaaatgGTCAAATTGGCATGTTTGCAGTGGCAATTTAATAACATCATTACATGTTTTAACAGCAGGAAGTTGTCttatatttgataatggtCGTACTGTTATGTCAAATTTAGTAATAACAGCTGGTACAAATGACAAACTCGACAGATTTCAACTTGGACAAGTACGAAATGTTGAGTATATAATTTACCATGAAGAATACACTCCTCAAcaattatggaaaaatgatTTAGCAATATTAAAA ttGGAGATGTCATTTAATGTAAATTCTGTTTTCACAAGAATAATTGGTATTCGAACgagtatattaaatttagtgTTACATTTTAAAACAGCTGGTTGGG TTTGTCGTAACATGTTTAAAAGTgatattcatttatatcaaGGATGTTCAAAAGTTGTATAtccaaatcaaaaaataacacCG gGCGATGGTGGTAATCCTTtggttattaataatcaacttgTTGGACATATTTCTGCAACTATTGGCTCTGGtagtacaattatttttactcaacTTTGGGGCTATAGTAATTGGattcaatttgttatttttacattttga
- the LOC122860589 gene encoding EGF domain-specific O-linked N-acetylglucosamine transferase isoform X1: MKSQLQLNKIYFLIIFLLNFIGHLDGFNWNDINLPKNHVKYYFNTFPNVEKLCRNDPTCPYKNEMKKKSCWGYESNCTSENSFSIPHCPGDHKGWVTSKKAQLDTFYKQGDFGYIKDQKKEMSIICEPLFIDDSSLECSEHLRFCRGRNIMINLTNLINRHEQIRYNMDVLKEGEISGFCKLNEKKLQENCDHISALQSWGPELRNFRKSKRRPIRDGDCDVIISKPTFIMKIDATVNLYHHFCDFFNLYASLHVNQSHPSAFSLDNHIMIWETYSYRSAFQDTFKAFTKNPLWDLKTFTGKTVCFKNIVFPLLPRMIFGLYYNTPLIYGCEKSGLFKAFSEHILDRLDIPLRQRKNKKIRVTLLSRDTRYRKILNEDELVEALKKNSEYQVKRVVFNRDVTFKKQLEITRNSDVFIGIHGAGLTHAIFLPDWASLFELYNCEDAGCYKDLTRLRGVKYFTWENSTKIYQQDPGTHPDGGAHAKFTNYSFDVNEFLRIVSLAANHVKEQMSFKKFIDPNYDNEPPKQEL; encoded by the exons ATGAAGAGCCaactacaattaaataaaatatactttttaataatttttttattaaattttattggacATCTTGATGGTTTTAATTggaatgatattaatttaccaaaaaatcatgttaaatattatttcaacacgTTTCCAAATGTTGAGAAATTATGTCGTAATGATCCAACATGTCCATATAag aatgaaatgaaaaaaaaatcatgctgGGGATATGAAAGTAATTGTACATctgaaaattcattttctaTACCTCATTGTCCTGGTGATCACAAAGGTTGGGTTACATCTAAAAAAGCACAACTTGATACATTTTATAAACAGGGTGATTTTGGATATATAAaagatcaaaaaaaagaaatgtcaaTAATTTGTGAaccattatttatt gatGATTCATCACTTGAATGCTCTGAACATTTGAGATTTTGTCGTGGCAGAAATATCatgattaatttaacaaatttaatcaACAGACATGAACAAATACGATACAACATGGATGTATTGAAAGAAGGTGAAATTAGTGGATTTTGCAA attaaatgaaaaaaaattgcaagaaAATTGTGATCATATTAGTGCCTTACAATCATGGGGTCCAGAATTACGAAATTTTCGTAAATCAAAACGTCGACCAATTCGTGATGGTGATTGTGATGTAATCATCAGCAAGCCAacttttattatgaaaattgatGCAA CAGTTAAtttgtatcatcatttttgtgatttttttaatctttatgCATCACTTCATGTTAATCAATCACATCCAAGTGCCTTTAGTTTGGATAATCACATAATGATTTGGGAAACTTATAG TTATCGATCAGCATTTCAAGATACTTTTAAagcatttacaaaaaatcCATTGTGggatttaaaaacatttactgGAAAAAcagtttgttttaaaaatattgtttttccaCTTTTACCAAGAATGATATTTGGTCTCTATTACAACACTCCActg atTTATGGCTGTGAAAAAAGTGGATTATTTAAAGCATTCAGTGAACATATACTTGATCGTCTTGACATTCCATtgagacaaagaaaaaataaaaaaattcgtgTTACATTGTTGAGCAGAGATACTAGAtacagaaaaattttaaatgaagatGAATTAGTtgaagctttaaaaaaaaattcagagtaTCAAGTTAAAAGA GTTGTTTTTAATAGAGAcgtgacatttaaaaaacagcTAGAAATAACAAGAAATTCTGATGTATTTATTGGTATTCATGGAGCTGGTTTAACACATGCCATATTTTTACCAGATTGGGCTTCACTTTTTGAAtt atataATTGTGAGGATGCTGGATGCTACAAAGATCTCACTAGACTTCGtggtgttaaatattttacttgggAAAATAGCACAAAGATTTATCAACAAGATCCa gGAACACATCCAGATGGTGGTGCACATgctaaatttacaaattacagTTTTGAtgtcaatgaatttttaagaATTGTATCACTTGCTGCAAATCATGTTAAAGAAcaaatgtcatttaaaaaattcattgatccAAATTATGACAATGAACCTCCAAAACAAGagctgtaa